TCTTGGTTTGTgaaattatgttgttagtatgGAGATTAACCTGTTTGTTAAATGTTAGTTTTGATATTgcaattaatttattgaattagactttatttgaattgaattgagttaAATTAACATTCTTGTAGACACACAAAAGTTGAAGAGCTGTGTATAAACCAAAATAGTAGAAATTGATAGtcttataattatattcatCAGAGTCTGAATTTCAGAGAGATATCAATATGAACACAAGCTGCACATGGTGGAAGCTACCAAGCTATACATCATCTACATAAACTACACTACAACATCTCCACAACACAAGTGTTTGCACACAAAATCCCAAGTCTACAATCTACATAAGTAACACCAAGCACATCTCCACAATTGGAACAAAAGAAGCTGCATATAATGATAAGAATAGCATGTCTTGTCCAAGCAGCAcctcatttcattaaaataaaaaatacaactgCTGGAGCACATAACAGACTTCCTACTTCACAGAGACTCATTAACTAGAATAACTCAACATACATGAATGAAAGGAAATACACCAGTTCAGTTTCCAAActaaaataacaacaaagtatTGTACTTCTCTAACTTCAGTGTAAACAAATGCAACAACAAAGACAAAACCAACTCCCACGGCGACTATTTGGCTGCAACTATTTCCATAAATCTTCAGTTCTATAAGTGTCCAAGTGCTGTCCAATCCCATTTTTCGATCTCCATCATTATTTCTGCAGAAAAAGATAGAGAAACATATATGAGGGATGGATTAAACTTCCATTAATTCATTTGGTTTGATATACTGTGCAAGCAAGTTATCTTTAGAGCTTGATATCGATAATGCCTCACAATGGAAACAAAATAGGTAATGCATTTACATATCTAAATAACTTGAAGTTCTACATGGGGTACTTATATAGTAGatagtaaaaagaaaaacaaaataggtTGTGAACTTAATACCAAAGAAATAGTCATAAATGATGCAATcaaattttttaactaaataaaactAATCACTTCCACACTTTTCATCAATTATCTGCCAGAAAAGGTAAATCTTTTACTTATCCATCTCAAAaggattttttaatttcttatagcTGCACGATACCTTATACCTACTAAGAACCCATTTTCAAACCCACAAGTTTTAATGAAAACTTGTGCACATGAACTCATTTTCACAAAAGACTTATTTCTTGAGTCTTGAGATATTAGCAACTGTAACACTTAGCACAGTTATTATTAAGTCAAAATCAACAAATAATTGCCTAAAAAGAATTTATGGGAATCAAACGTTCACCCATTTGAGATTTGCAACCGCAGTtgaaaaccaagaaaaccacTAGTGAATTTAGAATCTTAGATCATAATAGGTCATGCTAAGCTGTCTAGAATTTCGTACTCACCAGATCTAAGAGACCTACAACTAAACTATACAATTCTACTTAGGCCTTggctaaatattttatttaaagtattGTTCTACATCATCCCTGATCTTCTCCatatttaaacatgtttaaatgttagaaagaagaaaattttttctaattgAAAACCAGGTTTTTCTCCATTCACATAAACATATTCTTTCTCAATGGCCAAAGTGAGCAAATAAATTGTATCAATTTGAGTGAAGTACTTTAACACAAAGCAGAAAAGGGGAAAGAAGGAGGTCCAAAGAGAGCATATAAAGATTACAGATAGTAACTAAGAAGTTAGCTAATCAATGGAGGAGGGCAGAGTTGATAAGTGGGCATACCTCAAATGAGAAGCTTCATATCCTGCAAAGAAGACAAAATTGTTAAAACCATATAAGGGAGTTTTAAATTGAGAATATGAAGTTGGAAACTGAAATTAGAAATTTTCGAGTATTATCATGTTCCTTTGAATTAAttgattattcatttaaaaGATAGTCCCCACCCTCGCCCCCTCCCCCTGAAGGGAAAAAATATATGGAATGAAGTGAGCGCAACTGATATTGAATTCGATTCTAAAGATGATACTTTTATCAATAGAAATGGAAACAACTAGTGGAACAATTTGCAAAGCCAAGAAGCAATATGAAACGATCCGCTTATAATGATGCGAGCGATTGGAAGGAAAATCAAGTTCCAAAAAGTAATTAAGCATGAAAAACCACAAGTGAGCAAAACCCAAATAGAAACAACTGTAGAGAAAGTGTTGCTAGTGTAGGAGATGAGCATACTAGTCTTGCCAACGGCACCGTCGCTTATTGTGACACATTTTATAAACCTCGAATGAGGGGCGGCACTGGATAGAGGGAGGGTCATCCTGGGTATAGGGAGGGGCGTCGCTAGTGGGGTGGCGCTGGACAGAGGGAGGGGCATCTCGGGATGGAGCTGGGCGAGGGGCGCACGGGTTTTTAGCAGAGGAGGGGTGAACGTGGGATGAAATGAGTGCAAATTCAAAATTTCCCTTCTCCTCAAAACGAGTGTATCAAcaagtaagaaaaagaaaaagaagaaaaaaataaaaagaataaaaaaataaaacaaaaaggccATGTAGGGTGTGGGGGTGTGCGGTAAACAGTAGGCTGATCTATAGAAGAACACCGGTTAGCCCTTCCCATTCTCTTTGTTATCACCATCGCCTCCGTTCTTCATCATCATCGACTCTGTTCCCCATTGTCTCTCTTCCCCTCTGTTATGAATTTGAAGTATCCTCTTTGTTGTGCAATGTGCTATTGAAGGAAGAGAGTGACTTGACTAGAGGAGGAGGAGTTGTAGCGAAAATGATGGAAAGAATTGGGATTTTGGTAAGTGCCCTAGACACAAATATTTTCATACCAAAGGTCCAGTGCTATAAAATAGGCTCTTTTGGTCTGCACGTTAATCTGccaaaatttttcaagaaatttttttttttaaatgtttctttctttccagAGAAAATGCAGAAATCAAATGTGTTCATCGTCGCCTCTGTTTCTCATCACCTCTATTCCCTTCTATTACAGATTTGAAGTATCCTCTTAGCTACCACACTATGTGCTGTAGAAGGAACAGAGAGACTTGACTGGAGGAGTACGTTGTGGCAAAAATGCTAGAAACAATTGGAATTTTGGTAAGTCTCCCTGAACAAAAATATCTTCATGAGATACTAAAGCTATCAAGTGGGCTCTTTTGGTCAAAATTTCCCAAgaacggtttttttttttttttaaatatttctttctttccagagaaaatacaaaaaaacttATTTGTTGTAATGGAGTTGGGTTGTCaccttgaagaaaaatttattgCTTAAAAACtgtgttttttttggatagaaGATGTTCTTTTATGAAATCTACATGTATCATATCAAACATTtgcttataatattatatttcgTTTTGCACAGGATAAGACCTGTGTTTCCCATACTAGGTTATACTtatattgatgaacaagcaaggTAGTTTTTCCGAACTGCACTGTCTATATGATTTGAACTTTACTGCATGGACGTATAAGGAAAAAactattacttttttttctttttttctttttttggaagaGAATGGAGGGTACTATATGTGCATCAAGATATAAAATGTCAGTTTTAAAAATTCAATGACATTTTTTCAGAAAGGTACAAGCCTAAAGACTATTTCTTTCATCAACGTCTAATCCTGCGTGATTGTCCAGAATTGGATTGGATTTCCACTCATAAGGAAGGAATGTTGGATGCCTTTCACATGGTTGTATTTTTTGCTGAAATGGGGATGATGTTCAAAACTTCAAATTCCCAAAATGCATTACTGACAGCTTACCCACTCATTGTATTCTTTTTCAAGATAAAACGGATGGTAGGAGGGAGTAATTACAGCTAGTATTCTTACTTCAACGTGATCATAATACAATCACTCATTCATCCTAACCAAATACTAGAATCTATCTCTCAATAATTCTTTTCTccagttaaatttattttgggaaaatgatagtatgtcCCTTGATTTTGTCTCCCTCGTTTTGACcgtttatgtaattatttatttatttgcttaatagttaaaaaagtgactattaatatattggtgtattttttatcttttaaaaatatttaaagagatttaaaaaaatgtggaaaATAAAGTGACATTTAGCCTAGAAGGCATGCCTAGCAATGACCATTGGGCTTCATAGAAGCGGTACCCTTTTTTTTCTCTGAAGGCATGCGGCATATTAATTTACACTAATAAACTTGCAGGATACATGCGTAATGATGGATAGACTTTAAAATTAAAGCACCCAATTACgacaaaaaacaaaagtgatATAGGGCCAGAAGATTAATGATCCCCACCATTCTCTATTTACTTGGATAAACCAAAAGAGGAACCACTTAGAACATTGGTTTTGATACAGTCCTACTTGTGAATTGTGAATGCACATTTGAAAGCCatgacactacaacaaaaaaagaaaaaagaaagttaaTTAAGAATAAAGTTAATCTTTCTACTTATATGCACATTTGCGAATTAAGAATAAAGTTAATGTTTCTACTTATATGCtttatttatattctttataacattgtcgTTTAGGACATATTCCTGCTAGGAGACTTGATGACAcggttaatttaaatttaattaagaaatGTGCTAAAATATGATAGGTAAAGGTAAGAATGCatgcaaagaaaaattacaaacaaaccattttctcGAGTAGATAGAACTTTATCTTTATTGcaattaatatatagtgatgTATGTGGTATGCTGTGACATGCATAACATGCCTACTGCAGGTAAAAGATATTTTTGTGACTTTTATTGATGACTTCTCAAGATATTACTATGTTTATTTGATGCATTCAAAAGATCAAGTGTTGGATAATTTTAAAGCATATAAAAATGaagtaaaaatcaatataacgTCAAAATAAAGTGTCTTCGATCCAATAGACGAGGTGGATATCAATTTCTTGGTGAATCTGTAGGTATTATTTATAAGAGTACTCTGGTGTACACTCCATAATAAAATGAGGTGGcagaaaggaaaaacaaaactttaGTAGAGATTGTTAATATCATGCTTACTAATTCTAATTTAAATAATAGCTTTTgggattatattataattttcaaaataattatagaatttattttgaaagttatgaattattttgaaaatggagAATTTATGAAGCTTATGCTTATGGGTTATAAGATTTGGGCCCAAATGCATAAGTCATTCATGGGCTTAGAAGCATTGATACCCTTGATTGATTTAAAGGGTAGGGGTTTGAATCACCCGTGTCAATATAGCAATTTTAATTGCTTTTATTGACAGAATAGGCTCCACACGATCTAGACCCAGCAGCCCAGCCCAAGTTGCAAGGCACGACTTGCCCAAGGTGCTACAAGAACTGCGGCCTAACAAGCCCAGGCGCCAGTTGCTACAACCATGGGAAAAATTAATCCTCAATGCCATATTTGATAACTTTagcaaaatgaaaaattaacacTTTTCATTAAGATCTTTTACTTATCTATAAATAGACATATGGGCATGTAGGCTTACATATCTcataagaaaaattcaaaattctctctTATGCATAATGTAGTTATGACAAACTTACTTGTTTTAAGCTTCGTTCTATTTTAGATACAAATTCACTTGTAAACTGTGTATGTATGGTTACTAGTGGgagcaaatattattttaagagaaGTGACATTATTGTAATGCACCTTCAATCCAACTCTTTTCTCTCACTATTTTCACCTTTTGCAGCCTCCTTTGTACCAACATACAATACATGTCCGTTTACAATAATGAAAGTTGATGACCCGTACATTCTCTTTAGATATTTGTATTGATACACATGTCTATTTTGACCAAAGGTATCCAAAGGAAAAATAGTAAAGCTTGTAAACCTATAATATGAGAGAGTTTTGGAGATAGAAGATCACACCAACAACTAGAGATGAAATTTATAGAAATAAGAGCATACAAGGATTAGTGAAATGGTGCATGATTGTCGGGGCTTGGAAAAGTCTTGTAAATTAAGATGAAGACAAAGCATAGCCGCCTGTGGAAGGATTGTCATGTTTTTGGTATTATAAGCACTAAAATATCTTGTACACAATGtgttattttaacttaaatactCCATTAGAGTAGATAAACTAGCATTCAATTTCGTTGTCAAGGACCAAGAACCACAAAAACTAATTATGTGTCATTATTATCATATACATGAAGtcttctttccaagtctttgtCTTATTCGAATACAAGTTTTCTTTGTGGAATGAGAGGTTTTGAAGAGATAGAGATTATTTGATGGATTGAGGCATCTTCGAGGAAATTCCATGTTCATTATCAAGATAAAAGGTTGTCCACTAGACCACTCTGCTGATAAATTAGGTCAGTCTTCCACCATGCGGCTAAACCTAACAAAATTAAGGGTGCTATTACATGCACTGATAGCCCGCTTGACACTCATTTGGTTAAATTCAAATCGAACTCGATTTGTGAGGAAAAAATTTGCCCTTAAAAGCAGACACTCACTCGATTAGTAAATGACACATATCCGACTCGACTTGGCTAAGGCTCCTTTATGCCGGCTAGACTTAGTAGTTGTTCTCGATTAAAGCTTATCCATACatcgataaatatatataatattaattaataatataagcacAGTACcttttataatcaaatatataatatataacctaattatttatacctatatattgaatatacttcatagttatgctttataatttgtgcaataattagtcgataagattttatatttcatatagTAATGTAggaaccatatataaaatgttgatAGTTACTATTATGTTATCTATATCATATTAGTACTTTATATAGACATATAATACATggttattatgaataaattttaattagttacgtattaattatttacaaaattttataattttataattcaatagatCAGGGTTTTGCCTATAGTTGtaaaagttttattaaatttagaattttgttttgcaatttctctattttttaattattaaattttatttcaaaaataaaaaattcgagCGATCTCAGTCGAGACTAGATCAACTTGACTCGATTAAATGGGCCTTTGTGGTCTATGACATCACGTTCACCCACTCGTTGAATGATACAAGATTCAACCACGCATATTTGGGCTGGAATGATTTTCAGctggtctttttttttaaaaaaaaatcattttttaacttttttccattttcaatttgaatatctttttaaaaattataaaagacatatctcaaataaattgttttatcttataattttccacaattttcataaaaagtaaaaatagaaaTCAAGACAGTTTGTTCAAGACACTAAAGAATTTGAACGCATCTCATCTTACCGATAATGTTTCTAATGAATCCAGCCACTTTTATAAATCCCcaaagaaggggaaaaa
This is a stretch of genomic DNA from Carya illinoinensis cultivar Pawnee chromosome 3, C.illinoinensisPawnee_v1, whole genome shotgun sequence. It encodes these proteins:
- the LOC122303956 gene encoding uncharacterized protein LOC122303956 codes for the protein MAFLFYFFILFIFFFFFFFLLVDTLVLRRREILNLHSFHPTFTPPLLKTRAPLAQLHPEMPLPLSSATPLATPLPIPRMTLPLSSAAPHSRFIKCVTISDGAVGKTRYEASHLRNNDGDRKMGLDSTWTLIELKIYGNSCSQIVAVGVGFVFVVAFVYTEVREVQYFVVILVWKLNWCISFHSCMLSYSS